Proteins co-encoded in one Saccharomyces cerevisiae S288C chromosome II, complete sequence genomic window:
- the MAL31 gene encoding maltose permease (Maltose permease; high-affinity maltose transporter (alpha-glucoside transporter); encoded in the MAL3 complex locus; member of the 12 transmembrane domain superfamily of sugar transporters; functional in genomic reference strain S288C) has product MKGLSSLINRKKDRNDSHLDEIENGVNATEFNSIEMEEQGKKSDFDLSHLEYGPGSLIPNDNNEEVPDLLDEAMQDAKEADESERGMPLMTALKTYPKAAAWSLLVSTTLIQEGYDTAILGAFYALPVFQKKYGSLNSNTGDYEISVSWQIGLCLCYMAGEIVGLQMTGPSVDYMGNRYTLIMALFFLAAFIFILYFCKSLGMIAVGQALCGMPWGCFQCLTVSYASEICPLALRYYLTTYSNLCWAFGQLFAAGIMKNSQNKYANSELGYKLPFALQWIWPLPLAVGIFFAPESPWWLVKKGRIDQARRSLERTLSGKGPEKELLVSMELDKIKTTIEKEQKMSDEGTYWDCVKDGINRRRTRIACLCWIGQCSCGASLIGYSTYFYEKAGVSTDTAFTFSIIQYCLGIAATFISWWASKYCGRFDLYAFGLAFQAIMFFIIGGLGCSDTHGAKMGSGALLMVVAFFYNLGIAPVVFCLVSEIPSSRLRTKTIILARNAYNVIQVVVTVLIMYQLNSEKWNWGAKSGFFWGGFCLATLAWAVVDLPETAGRTFIEINELFRLGVPARKFKSTKVDPFAAAKAAAAEINVKDPKEDLETSVVDEGRNTSSVVNK; this is encoded by the coding sequence ATGAAGGGATTATCCTCATTAataaacagaaaaaaagacagGAACGACTCACACTTAGATGAGATCGAGAATGGCGTGAACGCTACCGAATTCAACTCGATAGAGATGGAGGAGCAAGGTAAGAAAAGTGATTTTGATCTTTCCCATCTTGAGTACGGTCCAGGTTCACTAATACCAAACgataataatgaagaagtcCCCGACCTTCTCGATGAAGCTATGCAGGACGCCAAAGAGGCAGATGAAAGTGAGAGGGGAATGCCACTCATGACAGCTTTGAAGACATATCCAAAAGCTGCTGCTTGGTCACTATTAGTTTCCACAACATTGATTCAAGAGGGTTATGACACAGCCATTCTAGGAGCTTTCTATGCCCTGCctgtttttcaaaaaaaatatggttCTTTGAATAGCAATACAGGAGATTATGAAATTTCAGTTTCCTGGCAAATCGGTCTATGTCTATGCTACATGGCAGGTGAGATTGTCGGTTTGCAAATGACTGGGCCTTCTGTAGATTACATGGGCAACCGTTACACTCTGATCATGGCGTTGTTCTTTTTAGCggctttcattttcattctgTATTTTTGCAAGAGTTTGGGTATGATTGCCGTGGGACAGGCATTGTGTGGTATGCCATGGGGTTGTTTCCAATGTTTGACCGTTTCTTATGCTTCTGAAATTTGTCCTTTGGCCCTAAGATACTATTTGACGACTTATTCTAATTTATGTTGGGCGTTCGGTCAACTTTTCGCTGCTGGtattatgaaaaattccCAGAACAAATATGCCAACTCAGAACTAGGATATAAGCTACCTTTTGCTTTGCAGTGGATCTGGCCCCTTCCTTTGGCGGtaggtattttttttgcaccAGAGTCTCCATGGTGGCTGgttaaaaaaggaaggattGATCAAGCGAGGAGATCACTTGAAAGAACATTAAGTGGTAAAGGACCCGAGAAAGAATTACTAGTGAGTATGGAACTCgataaaatcaaaactACTATAGAAAAGGAGCAGAAAATGTCTGATGAAGGAACTTACTGGGATTGTGTGAAAGATGGTATTAACAGGAGAAGAACGAGAATAGCTTGTTTATGTTGGATCGGTCAATGCTCCTGTGGTGCATCATTAATTGGTTATTCAACTTACTTTTATGAAAAAGCTGGTGTTAGCACTGATACGGCTTTTACTTTCAGTATTATCCAATATTGTCTTGGTATTGCTGCAACGTTTATATCCTGGTGGGCTTCAAAATATTGTGGCAGATTTGACCTTTATGCTTTTGGGCTGGCTTTTCAGGCTATTATGTTCTTCATTATCGGTGGTTTAGGATGTTCAGACACTCATGGCGCTAAAATGGGTAGTGGTGCTCTTCTAATGGTTGTCGCGTTCTTTTACAACCTCGGTATTGCACCTGTTGTTTTTTGCTTAGTGTCTGAAATACCGTCTTCAAGGCTAAGAACCAAAACAATTATTTTGGCTCGTAATGCTTACAATGTGATCCAAGTTGTAGTTACAGTTTTGATCATGTACCAATTGAACTCAGAGAAATGGAATTGGGGTGCTAAATCAGGCTTTTTCTGGGGAGGATTTTGTCTGGCCACTTTAGCTTGGGCTGTTGTCGATTTACCAGAAACCGCTGGCAGGACTTTTATTGAGATAAATGAATTGTTTAGACTTGGTGTTCCAGCAAGAAAGTTCAAGTCGACTAAAGTCGACCCTTTTGCAGCTGCCAAAGCAGCAGCTGCAGAAATTAATGTTAAAGATCCGAAGGAAGATTTGGAAACTTCTGTGGTAGATGAAGGGCGAAACACCTCATCTGTTGTGAacaaatga
- a CDS encoding uncharacterized protein (hypothetical protein; identified by gene-trapping, microarray-based expression analysis, and genome-wide homology searching), whose protein sequence is MELFIPCPERLKKMMLKEELRKELLILRCLYHPTIQIMLPTLGTLGTEKRKEKYALSLFEPILNCVGSAKTSG, encoded by the coding sequence ATGGAACTTTTTATACCTTGCCCAGAGCGcctcaagaaaatgatgctgaaagaagaattgaGGAAGGAACTACTCATCTTACGTTGTTTGTATCATCCCACGATCCAAATCATGTTACCTACGTTAGGTACGCTAGgaactgaaaaaagaaaagaaaagtatgCGTTATCACTCTTCGAGCCAATTCTTAATTGTGTGGGGTCCGCGAAAACTTCCGGATAA
- the MAL32 gene encoding alpha-glucosidase MAL32 (Maltase (alpha-D-glucosidase); inducible protein involved in maltose catabolism; encoded in the MAL3 complex locus; functional in genomic reference strain S288C; hydrolyzes the disaccharides maltose, turanose, maltotriose, and sucrose), with the protein MTISDHPETEPKWWKEATIYQIYPASFKDSNNDGWGDLKGITSKLQYIKDLGVDAIWVCPFYDSPQQDMGYDISNYEKVWPTYGTNEDCFELIDKTHKLGMKFITDLVINHCSTEHEWFKESRSSKTNPKRDWFFWRPPKGYDAEGKPIPPNNWKSFFGGSAWTFDETTNEFYLRLFASRQVDLNWENEDCRRAIFESAVGFWLDHGVDGFRIDTAGLYSKRPGLPDSPIFDKTSKLQHPNWGSHNGPRIHEYHQELHRFMKNRVKDGREIMTVGEVAHGSDNALYTSAARYEVSEVFSFTHVELGTSPFFRYNIVPFTLKQWKEAIASNFLFINGTDSWATTYIENHDQARSITRFADDSPKYRKISGKLLTLLECSLTGTLYVYQGQEIGQINFKEWPIEKYEDVDVKNNYEIIKKSFGKNSKEMKDFFKGIALLSRDHSRTPMPWTKDKPNAGFTGPDVKPWFFLNESFEQGINVEQESRDDDSVLNFWKRALQARKKYKELMIYGYDFQFIDLDSDQIFSFTKEYEDKTLFAALNFSGEEIEFSLPREGASLSFILGNYDDTDVSSRVLKPWEGRIYLVK; encoded by the coding sequence ATGACTATTTCTGATCATCCAGAAACAGAACCAAAGTGGTGGAAAGAGGCCACAATCTATCAAATTTACCCAGCAAGTTTTAAAGACTCCAATAACGATGGCTGGGGTGATTTAAAAGGTATCACTTCCAAGTTGCAGTATATTAAAGATCTTGGCGTTGATGCTATTTGGGTTTGTCCGTTTTATGACTCTCCTCAACAAGATATGGGGTATGATATATCTAACTACGAAAAGGTCTGGCCCACATACGGTACCAACGAGGACTGTTTTGAGCTAATTGACAAGACTCATAAGCTGGGTATGAAATTCATCACCGATTTGGTTATCAACCACTGTTCTACAGAACACGAATGGTTCAAAGAGAGCAGATCCTCGAAGACCAATCCGAAGCGTGACTGGTTCTTCTGGAGACCTCCTAAAGGTTATGACGCCGAAGGCAAGCCAATTCCTCCAAACAATTGGAAATCTTTCTTTGGTGGTTCAGCTTGGACTTTTGATGAAACTACAAATGAATTTTACCTCCGTTTGTTTGCGAGTCGTCAAGTTGACTTGAATTGGGAGAATGAAGACTGCAGAAGGGCAATCTTTGAAAGTGCTGTTGGATTTTGGCTGGACCATGGTGTAGATGGTTTTAGAATCGATACCGCTGGTTTGTATTCGAAACGTCCTGGTTTACCAGATTCCCCAATTTTTGACAAAACCTCGAAATTACAACATCCAAATTGGGGGTCTCACAATGGTCCTAGGATTCATGAATATCATCAAGAACTACACAGATTTATGAAAAACAGGGTGAAAGATGGTAGAGAAATAATGACAGTCGGTGAAGTTGCCCATGGAAGTGATAATGCTTTATACACCAGTGCAGCTAGATACGAAGTCAGCGAAGTTTTCTCCTTCACGCACGTTGAACTTGGTACCTCGCCATTTTTCCGTTATAACATAGTGCCCTTCACCTTGAAACAATGGAAAGAAGCCATTGCATCGaactttttgttcattAACGGTACTGATAGTTGGGCTACCACCTACATCGAGAATCACGATCAAGCCCGGTCAATTACGAGATTTGCTGACGATTCGCCAAAGTACCGTAAAATATCTGGTAAGCTGTTAACATTGCTAGAATGTTCATTGACAGGTACGTTGTATGTCTATCAAGGTCAGGAGATAGGCCAGATCAATTTCAAGGAATGGCCTATTGAAAAGTATGAGGACGTTGATGTGAAAAACAACTACGagattatcaaaaaaagttttggtAAAAACTCGAAGGAAATGAaggatttttttaaaggaaTCGCCCTACTTTCTAGAGATCATTCGAGAACTCCCATGCCATGGACGAAAGATAAGCCCAATGCTGGATTTACTGGCCCAGATGTTAAACCTTggtttttcttgaatgaaTCTTTTGAGCAAGGAATCAATGTTGAGCAGGAATCCAGAGATGATGACTCAGTTCtcaatttttggaaaagggCCTTGCAAGccagaaagaaatataagGAACTTATGATTTATGGTTACGATTTCCAATTCATTGATTTAGACAGTGACCAGATCTTTAGCTTCACTAAAGAGTACGAAGACAAGACGCTGTTTGCTGCTTTGAATTTCAGTGGCGAAGAAATTGAATTCAGCCTCCCAAGAGAAGGTgcttctttatcttttattCTTGGAAATTATGATGATACTGACGTTTCCTCCAGAGTTTTGAAACCATGGGAAGGTAGAATCTACCTCGTCAAATAA
- the PAU24 gene encoding seripauperin PAU24 (Cell wall mannoprotein; has similarity to Tir1p, Tir2p, Tir3p, and Tir4p; member of the seripauperin multigene family encoded mainly in subtelomeric regions; expressed under anaerobic conditions, completely repressed during aerobic growth) encodes MVKLTSIAAGVAAIAATASATTTLAQSDERVNLVELGVYVSDIRAHLAQYYSFQVAHPTETYPVEIAEAVFNYGDFTTMLTGIAPDQVTRMITGVPWYSSRLKPAISSALSKDGIYTIAN; translated from the coding sequence atGGTCAAACTAACTTCAATCGCTGCTGGTGTTGCCGCCATCGCTGCTACTGCTTCCGCAACCACCACTCTAGCTCAATCTGACGAAAGAGTCAACTTGGTTGAATTGGGTGTCTACGTCTCTGATATCAGAGCTCACTTGGCCCAATACTACTCTTTCCAAGTCGCTCATCCAACTGAAACCTACCCAGTTGAAATCGCTGAAGCCGTTTTCAACTACGGTGACTTCACCACCATGTTGACCGGTATTGCCCCAGACCAAGTGACCAGAATGATCACCGGTGTCCCATGGTACTCCAGCAGATTAAAGCCAGCCATCTCTAGTGCTCTATCCAAGGACGGTATCTACACTATCGCAAACTAG
- the COS2 gene encoding Cos2p (Endosomal protein involved in turnover of plasma membrane proteins; member of the DUP380 subfamily of conserved, often subtelomeric COS genes; required for the multivesicular vesicle body sorting pathway that internalizes plasma membrane proteins for degradation; Cos proteins provide ubiquitin in trans for nonubiquitinated cargo proteins), producing the protein MKENELKNEKSVDVLSFKQLESQKIVLPQDLFRSSFTWFCYEIYKSLAFRIWMLLWLPLSVWWKLSNNCIYPLIVSLLVLFLGPIFVLVICGLSRKRSLSKQLIQFCKEITENTPSSDPHDWEVVAANLNSYLYENNVWNTKYFFFNAMVCQEAFRTTLLEPFSLKKDKAAKVKSFKDSVPYIEEALGVYFTEVEKQWKLFNTEKSWSPVGLEDAKLPKEAYRFKLTWFLKRISNIFMLIPFLNFLCCIYVSRGMCLLLRTLYLGWILFMLVQGFQNIRVLIMSMEHKMQFLSTIINEQESGANGWDEIARKMNRYLFEKKAWKNEEFFFDGIDCEWFFNHFFYRVLSAKKSMWPLPLNVELWPYIKEAQLSRSEVLLV; encoded by the coding sequence atgaaagagaatGAACTTAAAAATGAGAAGAGTGTAGATGTATTATCCTTCAAACAGCTCGAATCCCAAAAGATTGTTCTACCTCAAGATCTTTTCAGAAGCAGCTTTACCTGGTTTTGTTATGAAATTTACAAGTCCTTAGCGTTTCGCATCTGGATGCTATTATGGCTACCACTTAGCGTCTGGTGGAAACTTTCCAACAATTGTATTTACCCACTTATAGTTTCACTTCTGGTCCTGTTTCTGGGACCAATATTTGTCCTTGTTATTTGTGGACTTTCTCGTAAGCGTTCCTTATCGAAACAACTCATTCAGTTTTGCAAAGAGATTACTGAAAACACACCAAGTTCTGATCCTCATGATTGGGAAGTTGTTGCAGCAAATCTAAATTCGTACTTATATGAAAATAACGTTTGGAATACtaagtacttttttttcaatgccATGGTCTGTCAAGAAGCGTTCAGAACAACCCTTCTCGaaccattttctttgaaaaaagataaagcTGCCAAGGTTAAGTCATTTAAGGATTCCGTCCCTTACATTGAAGAAGCATTGGGAGTTTATTTTACagaagttgaaaaacaaTGGAAATTGTTTAATACTGAAAAATCATGGAGCCCTGTTGGCCTGGAAGATGCTAAACTTCCCAAGGAAGCTTACCGATTTAAGCTTACTTGGTTTTTAAAGAGGATttccaatatttttatgttgaTACCATTCCTTAATTTTTTGTGCTGCATATATGTGTCACGGGGAATGTGCCTTCTATTACGCACCTTGTATCTCGGGTGGATTCTTTTCATGTTGGTACAAGGTTTCCAAAATATAAGGGTTTTGATTATGAGCATGGAACACAAGATGCAGTTCTTGTCGACTATTATAAATGAGCAAGAAAGTGGTGCGAATGGATGGGACGAAATTGCaaggaaaatgaatagGTACttgtttgagaaaaaagcCTGGAAGaatgaagagtttttcTTCGACGGGATTGACTGTGAATGGTTTTTTAACCACTTCTTCTACCGCGTTCTATCTGCGAAGAAATCTATGTGGCCTTTACCATTGAATGTGGAACTATGGCCATACATTAAAGAAGCGCAATTATCCCGCAGTGAGGTGCTCTTAGTGTAG